A genomic stretch from Planctomycetaceae bacterium includes:
- the nusB gene encoding transcription antitermination factor NusB, which produces MASTDRRTMARELAMQAICQMDVQGESAMGILGRFFAENAEDPEVRKLAEKWSTGVWQSMAECDALISVAAVKWELSRLNQVDRSILRLGAYQLKYCPDIPEKVVINEAIELAKKYSAESSPAFVNGVMDAIFKKIKTESQNKCEK; this is translated from the coding sequence ATGGCATCAACTGATAGAAGAACGATGGCAAGAGAGCTTGCGATGCAGGCAATCTGCCAAATGGATGTACAGGGCGAATCAGCCATGGGAATACTCGGCAGATTTTTCGCTGAAAACGCCGAAGACCCTGAAGTCCGCAAACTCGCTGAAAAATGGTCGACCGGCGTTTGGCAATCGATGGCCGAATGCGATGCCCTTATCTCGGTTGCGGCCGTCAAATGGGAGCTTTCGAGACTGAATCAGGTTGACAGAAGCATCCTGCGTCTCGGAGCGTACCAGTTAAAATATTGCCCGGATATTCCGGAAAAAGTGGTTATTAACGAAGCGATAGAATTAGCGAAAAAATACAGCGCCGAATCCTCACCTGCATTTGTCAATGGTGTTATGGACGCGATTTTCAAAAAGATTAAAACGGAATCACAAAACAAATGCGAAAAATAG
- the ribE gene encoding 6,7-dimethyl-8-ribityllumazine synthase has protein sequence MIKQIQGQLAAGTAKYAIVVSRFNEFITSKLLGGAIDSLQRHGAQDEQITVVWVPGAIEITPVAKKLAAGGKYNAVICLGAVIRGQTGHYDYVCQQVSRGVGQINYETGIPTIFGVLTCDTIEQAIERAGTKSGNAGASAAASAMEMVSVLCQI, from the coding sequence ATGATAAAACAGATACAAGGCCAGCTTGCTGCCGGCACAGCAAAGTATGCGATAGTTGTCAGCCGATTCAACGAGTTTATAACATCCAAACTTTTGGGCGGTGCAATTGATTCGCTTCAAAGACACGGCGCACAGGACGAACAGATTACAGTCGTCTGGGTTCCGGGCGCGATTGAGATAACACCAGTCGCAAAGAAACTCGCTGCCGGCGGAAAGTACAACGCAGTAATTTGCCTTGGCGCAGTAATTCGCGGCCAGACAGGCCATTATGATTATGTCTGCCAGCAGGTAAGCCGCGGCGTCGGCCAGATAAATTACGAAACCGGTATTCCGACAATCTTCGGCGTACTGACCTGCGACACCATCGAGCAGGCAATTGAACGGGCCGGCACTAAATCCGGCAACGCGGGAGCAAGTGCTGCCGCCAGTGCGATGGAAATGGTTAGCGTGCTCTGTCAAATATGA